One Pyrococcus furiosus DSM 3638 genomic region harbors:
- a CDS encoding carbohydrate kinase family protein, whose amino-acid sequence MIYAIGEILIDFIAKEEGKLKDVREFEKHPGGAPANVVVGLRRLGAKSALISKVGDDPFGEFLIEELKKERVETKYIIKDTNKHTGIVFVQLIGAKPEFILYDGVAYFNLRKEEIQWDFMRDAELLHFGSVLFAREPSRSTVFEVLRAVKGKVPISYDVNIRLDLWRGREKEMLKDIEEALKLADIVKIGDGELEYLNKNGIALEDFNFALVAITRGAEGSTIIHKDIRVDVPSFKVEPVDTTGAGDAFMAALLASLFYMGKLDILEFSKEELKELGSFANLVAALSTTKRGAWSVPSLEEVLKHRKFSFLP is encoded by the coding sequence ATGATATACGCAATAGGAGAAATTCTAATAGACTTTATCGCAAAAGAAGAGGGAAAACTAAAAGACGTTAGAGAATTTGAAAAGCATCCTGGGGGCGCTCCAGCGAATGTTGTAGTTGGTCTGAGAAGGCTTGGGGCAAAAAGTGCACTGATAAGCAAAGTCGGTGACGACCCTTTTGGTGAATTTCTTATAGAAGAACTCAAAAAAGAGAGAGTTGAAACAAAATACATAATAAAGGACACTAACAAACATACAGGAATAGTCTTTGTCCAGCTTATAGGAGCAAAGCCCGAGTTTATACTGTACGATGGTGTGGCTTACTTTAACCTAAGGAAGGAAGAGATACAATGGGATTTTATGAGAGATGCTGAGCTTTTACATTTTGGAAGTGTCCTCTTTGCGAGAGAACCAAGCAGGTCAACAGTGTTCGAGGTTCTTAGAGCGGTCAAAGGAAAAGTTCCCATCAGCTATGATGTTAATATCAGACTCGATTTGTGGAGAGGAAGAGAGAAAGAAATGCTCAAAGACATAGAAGAAGCCCTTAAGCTCGCAGATATAGTAAAAATTGGAGATGGAGAGCTGGAGTACCTCAACAAAAATGGAATAGCCCTTGAGGACTTCAACTTTGCTCTTGTTGCGATAACAAGAGGAGCTGAAGGAAGTACAATTATCCACAAAGACATAAGGGTTGATGTGCCTTCGTTTAAAGTTGAGCCTGTAGATACCACTGGAGCCGGAGATGCCTTCATGGCAGCCCTATTAGCATCTCTTTTCTACATGGGCAAGCTTGACATACTGGAGTTCTCCAAAGAAGAGCTAAAAGAGTTGGGAAGCTTTGCAAACCTGGTGGCTGCGCTCTCAACTACAAAACGCGGAGCCTGGAGCGTGCCGAGTTTAGAAGAGGTTTTGAAGCATAGGAAATTCAGCTTTCTTCCGTAG
- the malE gene encoding trehalose/maltose ABC transporter substrate-binding protein MalE: MNVKKVLLGLFLVGVLGIAVVASGCIGGQQTSTVTSTPTETSLQGKIVFAVGGAPNEIEYWKGVIAEFEKKYPGVTVELKRQATDTEQRRLDLVNALRGKSSDPDVFLMDVAWLGQFIASGWLEPLDDYVQKDNYDLSVFFQSVINLADKQGGKLYALPVYIDAGLLYYRKDLLEKYGYSKPPETWQELVEMAQKIQSGERETNPNFWGFVWQGKQYEGLVCDFVEYVYSNGGSLGEFKDGKWVPTLNKPENVEALQFMVDLIHKYKISPPNTYTEMTEEPVRLMFQQGNAAFERNWPYAWGLHNADDSPVKGKVGVAPLPHFPGHKSAATLGGWHIGISKYSDNKALAWEFVKFVESYSVQKGFAMNLGWNPGRVDVYDDPAVVSKSPHLKELRAVFENAVPRPIVPYYPQLSEIIQKYVNSALAGKISPQEALDKAQKEAEELVKQYS; the protein is encoded by the coding sequence ATGAATGTCAAGAAGGTACTGCTTGGTTTGTTTTTAGTTGGAGTTTTGGGGATTGCAGTAGTGGCAAGTGGGTGCATTGGTGGCCAACAGACATCAACAGTGACTTCGACTCCTACCGAAACTAGTTTGCAAGGAAAGATAGTATTTGCTGTAGGAGGAGCTCCAAATGAAATAGAATACTGGAAAGGTGTTATAGCTGAATTTGAGAAGAAATATCCTGGGGTCACTGTTGAGCTAAAAAGGCAAGCTACTGACACTGAACAAAGGAGACTTGACTTAGTAAATGCTTTAAGAGGAAAGTCTTCTGATCCAGACGTATTTTTGATGGATGTTGCTTGGCTTGGTCAATTTATAGCCTCTGGGTGGCTTGAACCTCTTGATGACTATGTACAGAAGGACAACTATGACCTGAGTGTATTTTTCCAGAGTGTAATTAACTTGGCAGACAAGCAGGGTGGGAAGCTATATGCTCTTCCAGTATATATTGATGCAGGGTTGTTGTATTATAGGAAAGACCTACTAGAAAAGTATGGCTATAGCAAACCCCCAGAAACTTGGCAAGAACTTGTTGAAATGGCTCAAAAAATACAAAGTGGTGAGAGAGAGACTAACCCGAATTTCTGGGGATTTGTATGGCAGGGAAAGCAGTATGAAGGTTTGGTTTGTGATTTTGTAGAATACGTATACAGCAATGGAGGATCCCTAGGTGAATTCAAAGACGGAAAGTGGGTGCCAACTCTAAATAAACCTGAAAATGTTGAGGCACTTCAGTTTATGGTGGATCTAATTCACAAATATAAGATTTCTCCACCAAACACATATACTGAAATGACAGAAGAGCCAGTTAGATTAATGTTCCAACAGGGCAATGCTGCATTCGAGAGAAATTGGCCATACGCGTGGGGACTACACAATGCTGATGATTCACCTGTTAAAGGGAAGGTTGGAGTAGCACCACTTCCGCACTTTCCAGGTCATAAGAGTGCAGCTACACTTGGAGGATGGCACATTGGGATAAGCAAGTACTCAGATAACAAAGCATTAGCTTGGGAATTTGTCAAATTTGTGGAAAGCTACAGTGTGCAAAAAGGCTTCGCAATGAATCTCGGATGGAATCCTGGAAGAGTAGATGTTTACGATGATCCTGCTGTTGTTAGTAAATCCCCTCACCTAAAGGAACTTAGAGCAGTTTTTGAGAACGCAGTGCCAAGGCCGATAGTTCCTTATTATCCGCAGTTGAGTGAGATAATTCAAAAGTATGTTAATTCAGCACTAGCTGGCAAAATATCCCCACAAGAAGCATTGGACAAGGCTCAAAAAGAGGCAGAGGAATTAGTTAAACAATACAGCTGA
- the malF gene encoding trehalose/maltose ABC transporter permease MalF, whose product MDNNLTSKLKYREAKLGYLMILPLLTVVLVFIILPVMGTFWISLHRDVTFIPEKPFVGLRNYLRVLSAREFWYSTFVTVSFSFVSVSLETILGLSFALILNERLKGRGVLRAIVLIPWAVPTIISARTWELMYNYSYGLFNWILSILGVSPVNWLGTPISAFFAIVIADVWKTTPFMTLLLLAGLQAIPQDLYEAALIDGASMFERFKSITLPLLKPVLIVALILRTIDALRVFDIIYVLTGGGPGGATTSISLLAFNYYNLGDYGIGSAISILTFVLVLSFTIVYLKVGRFREGLK is encoded by the coding sequence ATGGATAATAACCTCACTTCCAAACTCAAGTATAGGGAAGCAAAACTTGGTTATTTAATGATACTCCCTCTTCTGACAGTAGTTTTAGTGTTCATAATCTTACCTGTTATGGGAACCTTTTGGATTAGCCTTCATAGGGATGTGACCTTTATTCCTGAAAAACCGTTTGTTGGACTGAGAAATTATTTACGCGTGTTATCTGCTCGAGAATTCTGGTATTCTACTTTTGTTACAGTATCTTTCTCGTTTGTTAGTGTTTCTCTAGAAACAATATTGGGATTAAGTTTTGCGCTAATATTGAATGAAAGACTCAAAGGGAGAGGGGTATTAAGAGCTATAGTTTTGATTCCCTGGGCAGTTCCAACAATCATCTCCGCGAGAACTTGGGAACTCATGTATAATTATAGCTATGGTCTTTTTAATTGGATATTGTCTATTCTTGGAGTAAGTCCAGTAAATTGGCTTGGGACTCCAATAAGTGCTTTTTTTGCTATCGTAATTGCTGATGTTTGGAAAACAACACCTTTTATGACTCTTTTACTGTTGGCAGGTTTGCAAGCCATTCCACAAGACTTGTATGAAGCAGCCTTGATAGATGGTGCGAGCATGTTCGAGAGGTTTAAGAGTATTACTTTGCCTTTATTAAAACCGGTTTTGATTGTAGCACTTATATTGAGAACTATTGATGCATTGAGGGTGTTTGATATAATCTATGTACTTACTGGTGGAGGCCCAGGAGGTGCTACCACGTCAATTTCTCTCTTAGCTTTCAACTATTACAATCTTGGAGACTACGGAATTGGCTCTGCAATCTCGATTTTAACCTTTGTTCTAGTATTGTCGTTTACAATAGTGTACTTAAAAGTAGGAAGATTCAGGGAGGGATTGAAATGA
- the malG gene encoding trehalose/maltose ABC transporter permease MalG, which translates to MREEVLKRILLIIGAILMAIICLFPFIWMIVVSFAEDPTFLGSPLVEYKSTLENYVRVLSDPTLHFPAYLKNSIIIASLVTLTTVSISSLAAYAVSRIEFKGRLLIPIFVLGLSMFPQISLVGYLFKFIEKLGWVNTYQALYFPYVAWTLPLSLWILLSYFSQLPKDLDEAAMIDGASRIKTLTTIILPLSAPALFSTALLVFIAAFNEFMFALLFTTDHRARTVPVGIALFQGVHGEIPWGSVMAASVISTIPLVIMALLFQKYIVSGLTAGALKGE; encoded by the coding sequence ATGAGAGAGGAAGTTCTAAAAAGAATATTACTAATTATCGGGGCCATATTAATGGCAATAATCTGTCTGTTTCCGTTTATATGGATGATTGTTGTTTCCTTTGCAGAGGATCCAACGTTCTTAGGATCTCCGCTTGTAGAGTATAAATCTACTCTTGAGAATTATGTGAGGGTTTTAAGTGATCCTACCTTGCATTTCCCAGCTTATTTAAAGAACAGTATAATTATAGCCAGCCTTGTAACTCTTACAACTGTCAGTATTTCTTCTCTTGCTGCATATGCAGTTTCAAGAATAGAGTTCAAAGGGAGATTACTGATCCCAATATTTGTGCTGGGACTCTCTATGTTTCCTCAGATAAGTCTAGTTGGTTATTTATTCAAGTTTATAGAAAAGTTAGGATGGGTGAACACCTATCAAGCCCTATATTTCCCTTATGTTGCCTGGACGCTTCCTCTTTCATTGTGGATTCTTCTAAGCTACTTTTCTCAACTTCCAAAAGATTTGGATGAAGCTGCAATGATTGATGGAGCATCCCGAATAAAGACTCTAACTACGATAATACTTCCTTTATCTGCTCCTGCTTTGTTTTCAACAGCATTATTAGTGTTCATTGCAGCATTTAATGAATTTATGTTTGCTTTGTTATTTACCACCGATCACAGGGCAAGAACAGTCCCTGTAGGTATAGCACTTTTCCAAGGAGTTCATGGTGAAATTCCATGGGGAAGCGTGATGGCAGCGTCGGTAATCTCTACGATCCCGCTTGTAATAATGGCATTGCTTTTCCAGAAATACATTGTTAGTGGTTTAACTGCTGGGGCACTAAAAGGAGAGTGA
- the treT gene encoding trehalose synthase — MYEVTKFGGEGKRLEDYREIIGDEALEAIKAKAENLKDKSFVHVNSTSFGGGVAEILHNLVPLMRDVGIDARWFVIEGTNEFFNVTKSFHNALQGNKELRLTEEMKKLYLEINKKNAEDIDLTQFDYVLIHDPQPAPLIEFYEKRQPWIWRCHIDLSDPNLEFWKFLRQFVEKYDRYIFHMEEYVQEDLNQEKVVIMPPSIDPLSEKNMELSESEILKTLERFDVDPERPIITQVARFDPWKGVFDVIDVYRKVKEKIPEVQLLLVGVMAHDDPEGWIYFEKTLRKIGEDYDIKVLTNLTGVHAREVNAFQRASDVILQMSIREGFGLTVTEAMWKEKPVVGRAVGGIKLQIVDGKTGFLVKDVNDAIEKTLYLLEHKDVAQEMGKNAKERIKENFIITKHLERYLDLLNSF, encoded by the coding sequence ATGTATGAGGTAACGAAGTTTGGTGGAGAAGGTAAAAGGCTTGAGGACTACAGGGAAATAATAGGAGATGAAGCTCTGGAAGCTATTAAAGCTAAGGCAGAAAATCTGAAAGATAAGAGTTTTGTTCACGTAAACTCCACATCTTTTGGTGGAGGAGTTGCTGAAATTCTGCACAACCTCGTCCCTCTGATGAGGGATGTCGGAATAGACGCAAGATGGTTTGTAATTGAGGGGACAAATGAATTTTTCAATGTTACAAAGAGTTTTCACAATGCTCTCCAGGGAAACAAGGAGCTTAGGTTAACTGAGGAAATGAAAAAGCTTTATTTAGAGATAAACAAAAAGAACGCAGAAGACATTGACCTGACCCAATTTGACTACGTCTTGATACACGATCCTCAACCGGCACCGCTTATAGAGTTTTATGAGAAAAGGCAGCCTTGGATTTGGAGATGCCATATAGATCTAAGTGATCCAAACTTGGAGTTTTGGAAGTTTCTGAGGCAGTTTGTCGAGAAATATGACAGATATATCTTCCACATGGAAGAATACGTTCAAGAGGATCTAAACCAAGAGAAAGTCGTTATAATGCCTCCCTCTATTGATCCTCTCAGTGAAAAGAACATGGAGCTAAGTGAAAGTGAAATCTTAAAAACCTTAGAAAGGTTTGATGTAGATCCAGAGAGACCGATAATCACGCAGGTAGCTCGTTTTGACCCATGGAAAGGAGTCTTCGATGTAATTGACGTTTACAGAAAAGTCAAGGAGAAGATACCAGAAGTTCAGCTCCTGCTAGTTGGTGTAATGGCGCATGATGACCCAGAAGGCTGGATATACTTTGAGAAAACCTTAAGAAAAATCGGAGAAGATTACGACATCAAAGTGCTTACAAACCTTACTGGAGTTCACGCAAGAGAGGTAAATGCCTTCCAGAGGGCAAGCGATGTGATTCTCCAGATGTCCATTAGGGAAGGATTCGGGTTGACCGTTACCGAAGCAATGTGGAAAGAAAAGCCAGTGGTAGGCAGAGCTGTGGGAGGAATAAAACTCCAGATAGTGGATGGAAAAACAGGTTTCCTGGTGAAGGATGTTAACGATGCCATTGAGAAAACGCTTTATCTCCTCGAGCACAAAGATGTAGCACAGGAAATGGGCAAAAACGCCAAAGAAAGGATTAAAGAGAATTTCATAATAACAAAGCATCTTGAGAGGTATCTTGATTTACTAAATTCTTTTTAA
- the trmB gene encoding HTH-type sugar-sensing transcriptional regulator TrmB — translation MEIPPEISHALSEIGFTKYEILTYWTLLVYGPSTAKEISTKSGIPYNRVYDTISSLKLRGFVTEIEGTPKVYAAYSPRIAFFRFKKELEDIMKKLEIELNNVKKEEQRPAIWRSRSFDEAIEMFRESLYSAKNEVIVVTPSEFFETIREDLIKTLERGVTVSLYIDKIPDLSEFKGKGNFFVRQFYKLNHLIGMTDGKEVVTIQNATFDSIGPPSFKSTYPEIIFSQYSLIIEIFKESTLEKEIIGNPKDIRFFAMFHAVDFVKNHLKNRNIYAEITGKNLESGRLETLTGRVVGYTLSLREAVNNIHLETENGVVKVGGMFAVIEDYESTEIKFIMG, via the coding sequence ATGGAGATTCCCCCAGAAATTTCACATGCTTTGAGTGAGATTGGATTTACAAAGTATGAAATCCTCACTTACTGGACTCTCTTGGTTTATGGGCCCAGTACTGCGAAGGAAATATCCACAAAAAGCGGGATTCCATACAACAGGGTCTATGATACAATATCCTCCTTAAAACTTAGAGGATTTGTGACTGAAATTGAAGGGACACCAAAGGTATACGCTGCCTACTCACCAAGAATAGCATTTTTCAGGTTCAAAAAAGAACTCGAAGACATAATGAAAAAGCTCGAAATTGAGCTTAATAATGTAAAAAAGGAAGAACAGAGACCTGCAATATGGAGGAGCAGGAGTTTTGACGAAGCCATTGAGATGTTCAGAGAGTCACTCTATTCAGCTAAAAATGAGGTTATAGTAGTTACTCCAAGCGAATTCTTTGAAACAATAAGAGAAGATTTGATCAAAACTCTCGAGAGAGGTGTAACGGTGTCCCTCTATATCGACAAAATCCCGGATCTATCAGAGTTCAAAGGGAAAGGGAATTTCTTTGTTAGGCAGTTCTACAAGCTGAACCACTTAATAGGCATGACTGATGGAAAAGAGGTAGTCACAATTCAGAATGCCACTTTTGACTCTATTGGACCTCCTTCATTTAAGTCCACTTATCCTGAGATAATATTCTCCCAATACAGTCTCATAATAGAAATTTTCAAGGAATCCACACTCGAAAAAGAGATTATCGGCAATCCAAAAGATATTAGATTCTTCGCTATGTTTCATGCAGTAGACTTTGTTAAAAATCACTTAAAAAACAGAAACATCTATGCTGAGATAACTGGAAAAAACTTGGAGTCAGGCAGATTAGAAACCCTTACCGGAAGGGTTGTAGGATACACACTCTCTCTCAGGGAAGCCGTTAACAATATCCATCTCGAAACTGAAAACGGGGTTGTAAAGGTTGGAGGCATGTTTGCGGTTATTGAAGATTATGAAAGTACTGAAATAAAATTCATTATGGGGTGA
- a CDS encoding ABC transporter ATP-binding protein, which translates to MAGVRLVDVWKVFGEVTAVRELSLEVKDGEFMILLGPSGCGKTTTLRMIAGLEEPSRGQIYIGDRLVADPEKGIFVPPKDRDIAMVFQSYALYPHMTVYDNIAFPLKLRKVPRQEIDQRVREVAELLGLTELLNRKPRELSGGQRQRVALGRAIVRKPQVFLMDEPLSNLDAKLRVRMRAELKKLQRQLGVTTIYVTHDQVEAMTMGDRIAVMNGGVLQQVGSPDEVYDKPANTFVAGFIGSPPMNFLDAIVTEDGFVDFGEFRLKLLPDQFEVLGELGYVGREVIFGIRPEDLYDAMFARVRVPGENLVRAVVEIVENLGSERIVHLRVGGVTFVGAFRSESRVREGVEVDVVFDMKKIHIFDKTTGKAIF; encoded by the coding sequence ATGGCTGGTGTTAGGCTTGTAGATGTTTGGAAGGTGTTTGGGGAGGTTACTGCTGTTAGGGAGTTGAGTTTGGAGGTTAAGGATGGGGAGTTTATGATTCTTTTGGGCCCGAGTGGTTGTGGGAAGACAACAACGCTCAGGATGATTGCTGGGCTGGAGGAGCCGAGTAGGGGGCAGATTTACATTGGTGATAGGCTGGTTGCTGACCCGGAGAAGGGAATTTTCGTCCCGCCGAAGGATAGGGATATTGCGATGGTTTTTCAGAGTTATGCGTTGTACCCGCATATGACTGTTTATGATAATATTGCTTTTCCGTTGAAGCTCAGGAAGGTTCCGAGGCAGGAGATTGACCAGCGTGTTAGGGAGGTTGCTGAGCTCCTCGGTTTGACGGAGCTTTTGAATAGGAAGCCGAGGGAATTAAGCGGTGGGCAGAGGCAGCGTGTTGCGTTGGGTAGGGCGATTGTTAGGAAGCCGCAGGTGTTTTTGATGGATGAGCCTTTGAGTAATTTGGATGCTAAGTTGAGGGTTAGGATGCGTGCTGAACTGAAGAAGTTGCAGAGGCAGCTTGGTGTGACGACGATTTACGTGACCCACGATCAGGTTGAGGCTATGACGATGGGTGATAGGATTGCTGTGATGAATGGGGGTGTTTTGCAGCAGGTTGGTTCGCCGGATGAGGTTTATGATAAGCCTGCGAATACTTTTGTGGCTGGTTTTATTGGAAGCCCGCCGATGAATTTTCTTGATGCTATTGTTACTGAGGATGGGTTTGTGGATTTTGGGGAGTTTAGGTTGAAGCTTCTTCCGGATCAGTTTGAGGTTTTGGGGGAGTTGGGTTATGTTGGTAGGGAGGTAATCTTTGGTATTCGTCCGGAGGATTTGTATGATGCGATGTTTGCTCGGGTGAGGGTTCCTGGGGAGAATTTGGTTAGGGCTGTGGTTGAGATTGTGGAGAATTTGGGTAGTGAGAGGATTGTGCATTTGCGTGTTGGTGGTGTGACTTTTGTTGGTGCTTTTCGTTCGGAGTCTAGGGTTAGGGAGGGTGTGGAGGTTGATGTTGTGTTTGATATGAAGAAGATTCACATCTTCGACAAAACCACAGGAAAAGCAATATTCTAG
- a CDS encoding L-fucose/L-arabinose isomerase family protein produces the protein MLAVITFTDPRKTALSVEREKALLEKHKNLIKELKSSNLEVFDVNEALGKYEALERGENFGVDDKEEVLKASRLIGSRDISGIILGLWHWTESNLVTLLAKETNKPLLLYADDDPAWAGSTCITSVGASLWESSVNYHALHHVRLKGDVEKVKAWARAAEAVSKLSKKSLLLWGAPYTLGMEHLMDDLPRLKRFIGDFLILDQYTIIKRADSMISDEKERIRVEEFFDWLNEKAKVNYDNKMLTPEVLRRQIAIYLAAKDIWKEYEQETVAVSIKCQPELSEIYGVTACLIPALFPFNADAKGEKPVVPATCEGDVKGTISSALLFYLSGKPPLFGDIKYVDDELVLIANCGASSLYYAKLSENPEENLKETTIQGQCQGKSGGALTYRTPPTKLTVARLIRKGGEYYLLYFLAEGVEITEEIESKLKWGKQWPHTAIRNPLDKEKFLNIMGANHLSAVPGDFTEEIEFVARMWGIKAVNLRKKEEVENFLTSL, from the coding sequence GTGCTAGCCGTTATAACTTTCACAGATCCAAGGAAAACTGCCCTTTCAGTAGAGAGGGAAAAAGCCCTGTTGGAAAAACATAAAAACCTTATAAAGGAACTGAAGTCCTCTAACCTCGAAGTTTTTGACGTTAATGAGGCTCTTGGGAAATATGAAGCCCTCGAAAGGGGAGAAAACTTTGGAGTTGATGATAAAGAGGAAGTCCTTAAAGCTTCCAGATTGATAGGCTCCAGAGATATAAGTGGAATTATCTTGGGCCTGTGGCACTGGACGGAGAGCAATCTTGTAACGTTGCTGGCAAAGGAAACCAACAAACCTCTGCTTCTCTATGCCGACGATGATCCAGCTTGGGCTGGGAGTACATGTATAACCTCTGTTGGAGCTTCCCTATGGGAAAGCTCCGTAAACTATCATGCCCTACACCATGTAAGGCTTAAGGGAGATGTAGAGAAAGTAAAAGCATGGGCAAGGGCTGCAGAGGCTGTATCGAAGCTATCCAAAAAATCCTTACTTCTCTGGGGAGCTCCTTATACACTTGGAATGGAGCATTTAATGGACGACCTTCCAAGATTAAAAAGGTTTATAGGGGACTTCTTGATCCTCGATCAGTACACAATAATCAAGAGAGCAGATTCAATGATTAGTGATGAAAAAGAGCGTATTCGTGTTGAGGAGTTCTTTGACTGGCTGAATGAGAAGGCAAAGGTTAATTATGACAATAAAATGCTAACTCCGGAGGTTTTAAGGAGACAGATAGCCATATACCTCGCCGCAAAGGATATCTGGAAGGAATATGAACAAGAAACGGTAGCTGTTTCGATTAAATGCCAGCCGGAGCTTAGTGAGATATATGGAGTGACCGCATGTCTAATCCCAGCTCTCTTCCCGTTTAATGCCGATGCAAAAGGAGAAAAACCTGTTGTGCCAGCTACATGTGAAGGAGACGTGAAAGGGACTATAAGCTCTGCTTTACTCTTTTATTTGAGTGGAAAACCCCCGCTTTTTGGTGACATAAAGTACGTTGACGATGAGCTTGTACTGATAGCAAACTGCGGTGCCTCATCCCTTTACTATGCAAAGCTCAGCGAAAACCCCGAAGAAAACCTCAAGGAAACAACCATACAAGGCCAATGCCAAGGAAAAAGCGGAGGAGCATTAACATATAGAACTCCACCAACTAAGCTCACCGTTGCAAGGCTTATAAGAAAAGGAGGAGAGTACTACCTCCTATACTTCCTTGCAGAGGGGGTTGAGATCACTGAAGAAATCGAATCCAAGCTAAAATGGGGCAAACAATGGCCTCATACAGCAATAAGGAATCCCCTCGACAAGGAGAAGTTCCTAAATATAATGGGGGCAAATCATCTCTCAGCAGTTCCTGGAGATTTCACGGAGGAAATTGAGTTCGTAGCAAGAATGTGGGGTATCAAAGCGGTAAATCTGAGAAAGAAGGAAGAAGTTGAGAATTTTTTGACTTCTCTTTAA